A region from the Mesomycoplasma hyopneumoniae J genome encodes:
- the p46 gene encoding surface antigen P46, whose translation MKKMLRKKFLYSSAIYATSLASIIAFVAAGCGQTESGSTSDSKPQAETLKHKVSNDSIRIALTDPDNPRWISAQKDIISYVDETEAATSTITKNQDAQNNWLTQQANLSPAPKGFIIAPENGSGVGTAVNTIADKGIPIVAYDRLITGSDKYDWYVSFDNEKVGELQGLSLAAGLLGKEDGAFDSIDQMNEYLKSHMPQETISFYTIAGSQDDNNSQYFYNGAMKVLKELMKNSQNKIIDLSPEGENAVYVPGWNYGTAGQRIQSFLTINKDPAGGNKIKAVGSKPASIFKGFLAPNDGMAEQAITKLKLEGFDTQKIFVTGQDYNDKAKTFIKDGDQNMTIYKPDKVLGKVAVEVLRVLIAKKNKASRSEVENELKAKLPNISFKYDNQTYKVQGKNINTILVSPVIVTKANVDNPDA comes from the coding sequence ATGAAAAAAATGCTTAGAAAAAAATTCTTGTATTCATCAGCTATTTATGCAACTTCGCTTGCATCAATTATTGCATTTGTTGCAGCAGGTTGTGGACAGACAGAATCAGGTTCGACTTCAGATTCTAAACCACAAGCCGAGACTCTAAAACATAAAGTAAGTAATGATTCTATTCGAATAGCACTAACCGATCCGGATAATCCTCGATGAATTAGTGCCCAAAAAGATATTATTTCTTATGTTGATGAAACAGAGGCAGCAACTTCAACAATTACAAAAAACCAGGATGCACAAAATAACTGACTCACTCAGCAAGCTAATTTAAGTCCAGCGCCAAAAGGATTTATTATTGCCCCTGAAAATGGAAGTGGAGTTGGAACTGCTGTTAATACAATTGCTGATAAAGGAATTCCGATTGTTGCCTATGATCGACTAATTACTGGATCTGATAAATATGATTGGTATGTTTCTTTTGATAATGAAAAAGTTGGCGAATTACAAGGTCTTTCACTTGCGGCGGGTCTATTAGGAAAAGAAGATGGTGCTTTTGATTCAATTGATCAAATGAATGAATATCTAAAATCACATATGCCCCAAGAGACAATTTCTTTTTATACAATCGCGGGTTCCCAAGATGATAATAATTCCCAATATTTTTATAATGGTGCAATGAAAGTACTTAAAGAATTAATGAAAAATTCGCAAAATAAAATAATTGATTTATCTCCTGAAGGCGAAAATGCTGTTTATGTCCCAGGATGAAATTATGGAACTGCCGGTCAAAGAATCCAATCTTTTCTAACAATTAACAAAGATCCAGCAGGTGGTAATAAAATCAAAGCTGTTGGTTCAAAACCAGCTTCTATTTTCAAAGGATTTCTTGCCCCAAATGATGGAATGGCCGAACAAGCAATCACCAAATTAAAACTTGAAGGATTTGATACCCAAAAAATCTTTGTAACTGGTCAAGATTATAATGATAAAGCCAAAACTTTTATCAAAGACGGCGATCAAAATATGACAATTTATAAACCTGATAAAGTTTTAGGAAAAGTTGCTGTTGAAGTTCTTCGGGTTTTAATTGCAAAGAAAAATAAAGCATCTAGATCAGAAGTCGAAAACGAACTAAAAGCAAAACTACCAAATATTTCATTTAAATATGATAATCAAACATATAAAGTGCAAGGTAAAAATATTAATACAATTTTAGTAAGTCCAGTAATTGTTACAAAAGCTAATGTTGATAATCCTGATGCCTAA
- a CDS encoding sugar ABC transporter permease, producing the protein MEFFNNFKNNLKDFAKPVKNYLNETKSGHYLQASLHHLKKFSMLYIFLLVFVIFLGITKGTLLQANTFTLLFQNNSYIIILAMGMLLVILSGNIDLSVGTLVGLLGLFSVYIYNNTGQSIWLTFILTTLIGAAIGFIQGWLIGYGNIPAFIVTLGGFLAFKGAQLVYSNGATLTPIGSVDSTYIKGTIEGIPDLKVGNIWIFSLLLPLILGAIIVSLRTWGYYTKRKFGIKVQNIIIFTIIQVIIFSLFLACGIIFSLGDKSMRYYVLYVGIALALFTFLSQNTAFGRSVYAIGGNRKAALLSGVNVKRTTMIIFIIIGALAGFSSIIFTATYSSATSSRGDDLALDVISVVFTGGASVYGGIGSVSGTILGTSIIGVINQGLLVLNVAESQKYIIKGLILVAVVGWDVLSNKKNN; encoded by the coding sequence ATGGAATTTTTTAATAATTTTAAAAATAATTTAAAAGATTTTGCAAAACCAGTTAAAAATTATCTAAATGAGACAAAAAGTGGACATTATCTTCAAGCCAGCCTCCACCATCTAAAAAAATTTTCAATGTTATATATTTTTCTTCTGGTTTTTGTTATTTTTTTAGGGATTACCAAAGGAACTTTATTACAAGCAAATACATTCACCCTTTTATTTCAAAATAATTCTTATATTATTATTTTGGCAATGGGGATGCTACTTGTAATTTTAAGTGGAAATATTGATCTTTCTGTTGGAACTCTTGTCGGTCTTTTAGGACTATTTTCGGTTTATATTTATAATAATACCGGCCAAAGTATTTGACTAACTTTTATACTTACAACGCTAATCGGGGCTGCAATTGGTTTTATCCAAGGCTGACTTATTGGTTATGGAAATATCCCGGCATTTATTGTAACTTTAGGTGGATTTCTTGCTTTTAAAGGGGCTCAACTTGTCTATTCAAATGGGGCAACACTGACTCCAATTGGATCCGTTGATTCAACTTATATTAAGGGAACAATTGAAGGAATCCCTGATCTAAAAGTAGGGAATATTTGAATTTTTTCTTTACTTTTACCTCTAATTTTAGGCGCAATTATTGTTAGTCTGCGAACTTGAGGATATTATACAAAAAGAAAATTTGGCATTAAAGTTCAAAATATTATTATTTTTACAATAATTCAAGTAATTATTTTTTCTTTATTCCTTGCTTGTGGTATAATATTTTCACTTGGAGATAAATCAATGCGTTACTATGTTTTATATGTAGGTATTGCACTGGCTTTATTTACTTTTCTTAGCCAAAATACCGCTTTTGGGCGCTCTGTTTATGCAATTGGTGGCAACCGGAAAGCTGCTCTATTATCCGGAGTCAATGTTAAAAGAACAACAATGATAATTTTTATTATCATTGGCGCACTAGCCGGATTTTCTTCGATTATTTTCACAGCTACTTATTCTTCTGCGACTTCTTCGCGAGGTGATGATCTTGCTCTTGATGTCATTTCAGTTGTCTTTACTGGTGGAGCTTCAGTCTATGGTGGAATTGGATCGGTTAGTGGAACGATATTAGGAACATCAATTATCGGGGTAATCAACCAAGGTTTGCTTGTTCTAAATGTTGCCGAATCACAAAAATACATAATTAAAGGACTAATTTTAGTTGCTGTTGTTGGATGAGATGTTCTCTCAAATAAGAAAAATAACTAA
- the lpdA gene encoding dihydrolipoyl dehydrogenase has protein sequence MYKFKFADIGEGLHEGVVAQIYKKEGETVNEGDSLFSVETDKITADIPSPKTGKIVKVLMAEGDTIHVGQEIYHIDDGSGAEAEVEEAKPEAEEKPAGGASVVGEVKVSDALLSFDFGPKKAKTASAEKVLAASDSKKVEDKIEKPTNSGKIYQGQIEKEFDVIVVGSGPGGYLAAAEAGNAGLSTLIVEKEFWGGVCLNVGCIPTKAMLKTAEVFDYLDQFSDFGLSGNSDLKISWEKMHQRKTEVVNKLVGGVKAIVRSAKATSIFGKAEFVGAREISVDGKVYRGKNVILATGSVDRKLNLPGFDKGYRSGKIITSKEAINLEQKIDSIVIIGGGVIGVEFAQIFSAAGIKVTILQNLPRLLANLDSEISQIITKNLVDKGVKVITNTNILRFEDDQIIYEFEGKTELITGEKILVSIGRQANSQGLAEVGIELDSRGSVIVDDQCRTNVDRVYAIGDLSAKAMLAHVAYRHAVVSVAAILGKTEKYQEKTVPACVYTHPEIAVVGLTEEQARQAGHDFVIGKASFSHIGKAIASGNAYGFAKLIIDKKYGEIIGAHIIGPVATDLISEIVIAMDSEVTVYELAAAIHPHPTYSEIIWEAARSAVTKLKKIK, from the coding sequence ATGTATAAATTTAAATTTGCTGATATCGGTGAGGGACTACATGAAGGTGTTGTTGCCCAAATTTATAAAAAAGAAGGGGAAACAGTCAATGAAGGTGATTCGCTTTTTTCTGTTGAAACTGATAAAATAACAGCGGATATTCCTTCCCCAAAAACCGGAAAAATCGTAAAAGTCTTAATGGCAGAAGGCGATACAATCCACGTCGGTCAAGAAATTTATCATATCGATGATGGCTCAGGAGCTGAAGCTGAAGTTGAAGAAGCAAAACCTGAAGCCGAAGAAAAACCCGCTGGAGGAGCCAGTGTTGTGGGCGAAGTTAAAGTTAGTGATGCACTTTTAAGCTTTGATTTTGGACCAAAAAAAGCAAAAACTGCTTCAGCAGAAAAAGTTTTAGCCGCTTCAGATTCAAAAAAAGTTGAAGACAAAATTGAAAAACCTACAAATTCAGGTAAAATTTATCAAGGTCAGATTGAAAAAGAATTTGATGTAATTGTTGTGGGTTCTGGACCTGGAGGTTATCTTGCTGCTGCTGAAGCTGGAAATGCCGGACTTTCTACCTTAATTGTTGAAAAAGAATTTTGAGGTGGAGTTTGTCTAAATGTTGGATGTATTCCAACAAAAGCAATGTTGAAAACCGCCGAGGTTTTTGATTATCTTGATCAATTTAGTGATTTTGGACTAAGTGGAAATTCTGATCTTAAAATTTCCTGAGAAAAAATGCACCAACGAAAAACCGAGGTGGTAAATAAATTAGTTGGGGGTGTCAAGGCAATTGTAAGATCGGCAAAAGCAACAAGTATTTTTGGTAAAGCTGAATTTGTCGGGGCACGTGAGATTAGTGTTGATGGTAAAGTTTATCGTGGAAAAAATGTGATTTTAGCAACTGGTTCAGTTGATCGAAAATTAAATCTACCCGGTTTTGATAAGGGTTATAGATCTGGAAAAATTATTACCTCAAAAGAAGCCATTAATTTAGAGCAAAAAATTGATTCAATTGTAATAATTGGTGGTGGGGTAATTGGTGTTGAATTCGCCCAAATTTTTTCGGCTGCCGGAATTAAGGTAACAATTTTGCAAAATCTGCCAAGATTATTAGCAAATCTAGATAGTGAAATTTCGCAGATAATTACTAAAAATTTAGTTGATAAAGGTGTTAAAGTTATTACAAATACCAACATTCTTCGTTTTGAGGATGATCAAATTATCTATGAATTTGAAGGTAAAACTGAGTTAATTACCGGTGAAAAAATTCTTGTAAGTATCGGTCGGCAAGCAAATTCTCAAGGTCTTGCTGAGGTTGGAATTGAACTTGATAGTCGTGGTAGTGTTATAGTCGATGATCAATGCAGAACAAATGTTGATAGAGTTTATGCAATTGGCGACCTTTCGGCTAAGGCAATGCTAGCACATGTTGCCTATCGACATGCGGTTGTTTCAGTAGCAGCAATTTTAGGTAAAACTGAAAAATATCAAGAAAAAACAGTACCTGCTTGCGTTTATACCCATCCAGAAATTGCTGTGGTTGGTTTAACCGAAGAACAAGCAAGGCAAGCCGGCCATGATTTTGTCATTGGAAAAGCAAGTTTTTCTCATATTGGGAAAGCAATTGCTTCTGGAAACGCGTACGGATTTGCTAAATTAATCATTGATAAAAAATACGGGGAAATAATTGGTGCTCACATTATCGGCCCGGTTGCAACTGATTTAATTTCAGAGATCGTAATCGCAATGGATAGTGAAGTAACAGTTTATGAACTTGCAGCGGCAATCCACCCGCATCCAACTTATAGTGAAATTATTTGAGAAGCTGCGCGTTCTGCAGTTACAAAATTGAAGAAAATTAAATAA
- a CDS encoding 2-oxo acid dehydrogenase subunit E2 — translation MSKILATPKARAMAKHANIDLADLKIQHRKIEASDVENYIKSLKSAQTSAEKVEVSSSQQAEKTSIPASIPPKLEGKREKIAPIRKAIARAMTNSWNSVAYVNLVNQIDVSDLWKLRKSVLDPVLKTSGVKLTFLAFIAKAILIALSEFPVMAAKYDEATSEIVYPDTLNLGLAVDTDAGLMVPVIKDAQKLSIVEIAKEIVRLAKAARERKIKPSEMQGGSFTITNYGSVGSLYGVPVINYPELAIAGVGAIIDSAEVKDGQIVASKIMHLTVAADHRWIDGATIGRFAARVKELLEKPEILGIL, via the coding sequence ATGTCAAAAATTTTAGCAACCCCAAAAGCAAGAGCGATGGCAAAACATGCTAATATTGATCTTGCTGATCTTAAAATTCAACATCGGAAAATTGAAGCTTCCGATGTTGAAAATTACATAAAATCCTTAAAATCAGCACAAACTAGTGCTGAAAAAGTAGAAGTTTCATCGTCTCAGCAGGCTGAAAAAACTTCTATTCCCGCGTCAATTCCGCCTAAATTAGAAGGAAAACGCGAGAAAATCGCTCCAATTCGAAAAGCAATTGCAAGAGCGATGACTAATTCTTGAAATTCAGTTGCCTATGTCAACCTCGTTAATCAAATTGACGTTAGCGATCTTTGAAAACTTAGAAAATCAGTTTTAGACCCTGTCCTAAAAACATCAGGTGTGAAACTAACATTTCTTGCTTTTATTGCCAAAGCCATTTTGATTGCTCTTAGTGAATTTCCTGTTATGGCAGCAAAATATGATGAAGCAACAAGTGAAATTGTCTATCCTGATACTTTAAATTTAGGTCTTGCTGTCGATACTGACGCCGGGCTTATGGTTCCAGTAATTAAGGATGCTCAAAAGCTTTCAATTGTAGAAATTGCAAAAGAAATTGTTCGTCTTGCCAAAGCTGCCCGTGAACGTAAAATTAAACCAAGCGAAATGCAAGGTGGATCATTTACAATCACAAATTATGGATCGGTTGGTTCACTTTATGGTGTTCCAGTAATAAATTATCCTGAACTGGCAATTGCTGGAGTAGGAGCTATTATTGATTCAGCCGAGGTCAAGGATGGTCAAATTGTTGCTTCAAAAATTATGCATTTAACAGTTGCTGCAGATCATCGTTGAATTGATGGTGCAACAATTGGTCGTTTTGCTGCAAGAGTTAAAGAATTATTAGAAAAACCAGAAATTTTAGGAATCTTATAA
- a CDS encoding acetate/propionate family kinase produces MKAKILVVNAGSSSIKWQIFQKENLELLGVGLIERIGLEDGLIKMSFGKKDYKYKDNFANHSQALAVQIAFWKENQLVENLEEFQLVGFRIVHGGASFKAPAKLDQMAISKIEAAAKFAPLHNPGALATIKAVKELIPNAKLAASFDTAFHGTIPKINYTYPINAEIADKYGIRKYGFHGISHKFITTQVEKIYDSDKVNFVNMHIGNGISLCAIKNSQSLDTSMGMTPLAGVAMGTRSGDIDPSIIPYLANEASFSFSEIDHLLNKNSGLLGLSRVSSDLRDVISAKNSGNLEASFALEVYVQKIVDYLVNYINKVGKNIKALVFTGGVGENSAFIRSLVIEKVQIPGLNLVLDQEKNLKPIPEFGPIEKISAPESDLDIFVIKTNEELLIAKNAISVWEN; encoded by the coding sequence GTGAAAGCAAAAATTTTAGTAGTAAATGCTGGTTCTTCATCAATTAAATGGCAGATTTTCCAAAAGGAAAATCTTGAATTATTAGGTGTAGGCCTAATTGAAAGAATTGGTCTTGAAGATGGTCTAATCAAAATGTCTTTTGGCAAAAAAGACTATAAATACAAAGATAATTTTGCAAATCACAGTCAGGCACTAGCAGTCCAAATTGCCTTTTGGAAGGAAAATCAGCTTGTTGAAAATCTTGAAGAATTCCAACTTGTTGGATTTAGAATTGTCCATGGTGGGGCAAGTTTTAAAGCTCCGGCAAAATTAGATCAGATGGCAATTTCCAAAATTGAAGCAGCTGCAAAATTTGCGCCATTGCACAATCCCGGCGCCCTGGCAACAATTAAAGCAGTTAAAGAATTAATTCCAAATGCAAAACTGGCTGCAAGTTTTGATACCGCCTTTCATGGTACTATCCCAAAAATCAATTATACCTACCCAATTAATGCCGAAATTGCTGATAAATATGGAATTAGAAAGTACGGTTTTCACGGGATTTCTCATAAATTTATTACCACACAAGTTGAAAAAATTTATGACTCTGACAAGGTAAATTTTGTCAATATGCATATTGGTAATGGAATTTCACTCTGCGCAATTAAAAATTCACAGTCGTTAGATACTTCAATGGGAATGACACCGCTAGCCGGGGTTGCCATGGGGACTCGAAGCGGTGATATTGATCCATCAATTATACCATATTTGGCAAATGAGGCAAGTTTTTCTTTTAGCGAAATTGATCATTTACTAAATAAAAATTCCGGACTTTTAGGGCTTTCACGGGTATCTTCTGATCTTCGCGATGTAATTTCAGCAAAAAATAGTGGTAATTTAGAGGCAAGTTTTGCCCTTGAAGTTTATGTCCAAAAAATTGTTGATTATCTTGTAAATTATATAAATAAGGTCGGTAAAAACATTAAGGCGCTTGTTTTTACAGGTGGTGTTGGCGAAAATTCAGCTTTTATTCGGTCCCTGGTAATCGAAAAAGTTCAAATACCCGGCTTAAATTTAGTTCTTGACCAAGAAAAAAACTTAAAACCAATCCCAGAATTTGGACCAATTGAGAAAATTTCAGCTCCTGAATCCGATCTTGATATTTTTGTAATTAAAACTAACGAAGAGCTTTTAATTGCCAAAAATGCGATCAGCGTTTGGGAAAATTAA
- a CDS encoding phosphate acetyltransferase, protein MTYQEYLQARLEQQNETKSLRSVLIIDGADPRAIAAAKLLKEKNLVKPVLLVDEEIPNLDVDQHIVNFQEKMEFIKEFLKFRKGKETPESAEIQFQSNAFYGTMLLRKKKVDAVVGGLNYPTAEILRAAFKIIGPKPNIKTISSVMIMHKDQEKYLFSDISVNIAPNENQLVDIAKNALDFAIQLGFDPKPAFLSFSTKGSAKSPQSELVAKATQMFNATSPIEAYGEIQLDAALDIEVRRQKYEVNVGKNANILIFPNLDAGNIGYKIAQRLGNFGAIGPIITGINAPINDLSRGSTTQDVFNTVLISALQVEEGK, encoded by the coding sequence ATGACATACCAAGAATATCTTCAAGCAAGACTTGAGCAACAAAATGAGACAAAAAGTTTACGCTCAGTTCTAATTATTGATGGCGCTGATCCGCGAGCAATTGCCGCGGCAAAACTTTTAAAGGAAAAAAATTTAGTAAAACCGGTTTTACTAGTTGATGAAGAAATTCCAAATCTTGACGTTGATCAACATATAGTTAATTTTCAAGAAAAAATGGAATTTATTAAGGAATTTCTTAAATTCCGCAAGGGAAAAGAAACTCCTGAGTCAGCCGAAATTCAATTTCAATCAAATGCTTTTTATGGAACAATGCTACTAAGAAAGAAAAAAGTAGATGCAGTTGTCGGGGGTCTTAATTACCCAACAGCCGAAATTTTACGCGCAGCTTTTAAAATAATCGGCCCAAAACCAAATATAAAAACAATTTCATCAGTAATGATTATGCATAAAGATCAGGAAAAATATTTATTTAGTGATATTTCAGTAAATATTGCTCCAAATGAGAATCAACTTGTTGATATTGCTAAAAATGCCCTTGATTTTGCTATTCAGTTAGGTTTTGATCCAAAACCAGCTTTTCTTTCCTTTTCAACAAAAGGATCAGCAAAATCACCGCAGTCAGAATTAGTGGCTAAAGCGACGCAAATGTTTAATGCAACATCTCCAATTGAAGCTTATGGTGAAATTCAGCTTGATGCCGCCCTTGATATTGAAGTTCGCCGCCAAAAATATGAAGTAAATGTAGGTAAAAACGCCAATATTTTAATTTTCCCGAATCTTGATGCAGGAAATATTGGCTATAAAATTGCCCAAAGATTGGGAAATTTTGGGGCAATTGGCCCAATAATTACCGGAATTAATGCCCCAATTAATGATTTATCCCGGGGATCAACAACTCAAGATGTCTTTAATACCGTGCTAATTAGCGCTCTACAAGTTGAAGAAGGTAAATAG
- a CDS encoding ROK family protein produces the protein MIKYNFATIDIGGTNTRFAIFSDNKITKKIKFATDVINYKKILDKILDLVSQYKINAIALCIPGPADYQKGIILSSPNLIGWNGINIKEYLLNNSKLEYAIFENDANAMAFANHIFYKNTKKGVTQFYTISTGFGAGLVINNKIFHGANGFGQEIAHIPTSKIFNKKHHLNNYAAELFISGTGMSLRAKDKNLEQTEPKNIIALSQEDKGYRQIVGDCIDTLARTISITIGILNPNLMVFGGSIAEYNFWIIQKAIKKAKQWTNKDQWEAIKFEKDPFGDDSALFGLYYLILEKTKK, from the coding sequence ATGATAAAATATAATTTTGCCACTATCGACATCGGCGGAACAAATACACGTTTTGCAATTTTTAGTGATAATAAAATCACAAAAAAAATTAAATTTGCCACTGATGTTATAAATTATAAAAAAATTCTTGATAAAATTCTTGATCTAGTTAGCCAATACAAGATTAACGCAATCGCCTTGTGCATCCCTGGTCCGGCTGATTATCAAAAAGGGATTATTCTCTCTTCGCCTAATTTAATAGGCTGAAATGGAATAAATATTAAGGAATATCTCCTAAATAATTCTAAATTAGAATATGCTATCTTTGAAAATGATGCAAATGCAATGGCATTTGCCAATCATATTTTTTATAAAAATACCAAAAAAGGCGTAACTCAGTTTTATACAATCTCAACTGGTTTTGGTGCTGGACTCGTAATTAATAATAAAATTTTTCATGGTGCTAATGGTTTTGGACAGGAAATTGCACATATTCCAACCTCAAAAATATTTAATAAAAAGCATCATCTAAATAATTATGCAGCTGAATTATTTATCTCGGGAACAGGAATGTCTTTAAGAGCTAAAGATAAAAACTTAGAACAAACCGAACCAAAAAATATTATCGCACTATCTCAAGAAGATAAAGGCTACAGACAAATTGTTGGCGACTGTATTGATACCTTGGCGCGAACAATTTCGATAACAATTGGAATTTTAAATCCTAATTTGATGGTTTTTGGCGGTTCTATAGCTGAGTATAATTTTTGAATAATTCAAAAAGCGATCAAAAAAGCGAAACAGTGAACAAATAAAGACCAATGAGAAGCTATAAAGTTTGAAAAAGATCCTTTTGGTGATGATTCGGCTTTATTTGGGCTTTACTACCTAATATTAGAAAAAACAAAGAAATAA
- a CDS encoding sugar ABC transporter ATP-binding protein has product MKKTNILSLKKIKKVYGPVIALSDVTFVVPKGEITSLVGENGAGKSTLLKILSGVIPAGQYEGDLIFEDKIMAFANTKASERVGIAIIHQELSISPYLSICENMYIGNYPTKFGKVNWNKMISECKKYLEMVGLDEDPTTIAGSLSIAKQQMVEIAKALSKNAKLLILDEPTSSLNDENAFRLLDIMKSLKSKGITSIFVSHKLNEVKYVSDNIVVIRDGKFISQYNKNEEIIDENRLIQDIVGRPLKSKFPPRDLDRKIGEIIFEIKDIVIPHASIANYNVVKNASLDVKQGEIVGISGLVGSGRTELMLSLFGQYYNKPSSGKVFYKGKEVKFTNTKQAIKSGIMYASEDRKNVGLIQIFSIQNNITSAALHLFSKWGILNKNKEIINAQKLKKDVSIKTKNILNNVESLSGGNQQKVVIAKALSTKFDLLIIDEPTKGIDVGSKYEIYKILLDLSSQGKTIIVISSEIEELLGITDRIFVMSQGIIKGQIKTSEANQEKIMQLSIGGLI; this is encoded by the coding sequence TTGAAAAAAACTAATATTCTATCACTAAAAAAAATAAAAAAAGTTTATGGTCCTGTAATTGCTCTTTCTGATGTGACTTTTGTTGTTCCAAAAGGGGAAATAACTAGCCTAGTTGGTGAAAATGGCGCGGGAAAATCGACACTTTTAAAAATTTTATCAGGAGTGATTCCTGCTGGACAATATGAAGGTGATCTAATTTTTGAAGATAAAATTATGGCTTTTGCAAATACAAAAGCCTCCGAACGTGTCGGAATTGCAATAATTCATCAAGAACTTTCAATTTCACCTTATTTATCAATTTGCGAGAACATGTATATCGGTAATTATCCGACTAAATTTGGCAAAGTTAACTGAAATAAGATGATTTCCGAATGCAAAAAATATCTAGAAATGGTCGGTCTTGATGAAGATCCAACAACAATTGCTGGCTCTCTTTCGATTGCAAAACAGCAAATGGTTGAGATCGCAAAAGCACTTTCAAAAAATGCAAAACTACTAATTTTAGATGAACCGACTTCCTCTTTAAATGATGAAAATGCTTTTCGCTTACTTGATATTATGAAAAGTTTAAAAAGTAAAGGAATTACTTCGATTTTTGTCTCCCATAAATTAAATGAAGTCAAATATGTCTCTGATAATATTGTTGTAATCCGCGATGGTAAATTCATTTCCCAGTATAATAAAAATGAAGAAATAATTGATGAAAACCGGCTAATTCAGGACATTGTTGGCCGGCCTTTAAAGTCCAAATTTCCTCCTAGGGATTTAGATCGAAAAATCGGGGAAATTATTTTTGAGATCAAAGATATAGTTATTCCTCATGCTAGTATTGCAAATTATAATGTTGTCAAAAATGCTTCCCTTGATGTAAAACAAGGCGAAATTGTCGGAATTTCCGGACTTGTTGGATCGGGTCGAACCGAATTAATGCTTTCACTTTTTGGGCAGTATTATAACAAACCTTCAAGTGGCAAAGTTTTCTATAAAGGTAAAGAAGTAAAATTTACTAACACAAAACAGGCAATCAAATCGGGAATTATGTATGCTTCCGAAGATCGAAAAAATGTTGGTCTAATCCAAATTTTTTCGATTCAAAATAATATCACTTCCGCCGCTTTGCATTTATTTTCAAAATGAGGAATTCTAAATAAAAATAAGGAAATAATTAATGCCCAAAAACTAAAAAAAGATGTAAGTATTAAAACAAAAAATATTCTAAATAATGTCGAATCCCTTTCTGGGGGAAATCAGCAAAAAGTTGTAATTGCCAAAGCTTTAAGCACCAAATTTGACCTTCTAATTATCGATGAGCCAACAAAAGGTATTGATGTTGGCTCAAAATACGAAATTTATAAAATTTTACTAGACCTTTCATCACAAGGTAAAACAATTATTGTAATCTCTTCGGAAATTGAAGAACTTTTAGGAATCACCGATCGAATTTTTGTCATGTCCCAGGGAATTATCAAAGGTCAGATAAAAACTTCTGAGGCAAATCAAGAAAAAATTATGCAACTAAGTATTGGGGGTCTTATCTAA